From Plasmodium cynomolgi strain B DNA, scaffold: 0304, whole genome shotgun sequence:
AAAAGCATAAGAGTAAATTATTTAACGggtccaattttttttgttgtactAGGTAGAATTAATCTAATTTTAATAACTCCAAACAGGTTAACAAcagtattcatttttactattGGTTGACATATTTCTAATTCCTTAAGAATTAATTCAAAAGTATTTCTAAATAATGTGACGTTAGTAATAGCGTCAAAgcgaaaaattacaaaaaaggtctatattttttgttaaaaaaattggtatatccttaaaaaaatatttaatcaCAAAAgtgaataattaaaaaagtaaaatccTTATccatgaaaaaatgtatattttttctttatcactttttgcatatatttttttttttttcttttttaatttaggaatatttttattttacaccAATCTTTGTTATATAGTTAGATTGTAAGTTTTGTTGTatttattctcttttttttacttcaaaaaataaaaaacggcATATATACTATTATGgtagtaaatatttattcaaattttctatCTAACATATTGCAGAGTGTAAGCAAAGTTTATTCTCTAAGGTtcgtaaaaaatgacgaagaaaaaaggaaaaaaaattacaatttaatttttactttaatgcatttttattaaccctGTGTAGTTAGTTGTAGCATTGTTtggaacaaacaaacaaacagtAATAATTTAAGCACAAATATGagaaccccccaaaaaaaattagggtTAAAAACTTAATGTTGTTGCAATAATACGaacttaaaataaaataatgaaaaaattaacatatttgtgggattatttatattggggataaaataaaattatgattgaagcaattttttaaatataacaaatgGAGGTAAAGtttattcaaataaatgtGTTATGTTGTTAATCCCTTTTTACCATTTAGCatctgaattattttttgtcctcAAGTTACTATGTCCATGttttatttgataattttatttatttaaataactATTTTTAGTTACTTTAGGTCTTAACTATAATATTTGAGGTGTATTGTTCTTAAAATGTAGTATAGGCTCATCCCTGCAGTAAATTTTATAAGAAGCGCTGTTAATAGTATCAATATGAATGGACCACTCGAAATAGATGATACAATATATATTGCAAGAATAAATAAACCTATACTTGTTGCGAGTGGAATAAATACTCTATATTTACTGAATAAGGATTTGAAATATCCTGATAAGCCTTTACCTTTATAATTTCTTGTACGGCGTGAAGACATTCTCAGGAATCTTGTCATTTCTGATGCGAACTTTGAATCAAGTTTATTAATTACTTTCTCTAGCCATAATTCAGGatcctttttgtatttataatcATAAATTAAAGACTGACGAGTTTTATTACGATATGGATTGTGTGCTATTTTAATGGCGATAtcatattcttcttcttttccaatTGAATCTTGGATAATGGATTTATTATGTTTTACTCGATTAACTGGTTTTGTTCTACGATTCTTTTCACGGTTGAATTCAGGAAAAAATCTTCCAAACTATCATAAATTTTGAATCGGTCAGTATTTTCCTCATAATTACCACTTCTGTTGTATGAATCAAAATCCTTTTGGAATCCCCTTTCCTTTGTTGATCCAAAAAGCTTATTTTCGTAAGCGTCCTTGTGTATGAAATAAGTAAAATGTGCTCTAAATTCTTCATCATTGACTAGTGCATTTAATCTTTCTCCAAAATTatcatcattttcttctaaaaaatttatgattttgtttttaatgatgcatatttttgttctttcgaGAGATCTGATTCTGCAATTGCTGTTCTATAGGATATACTA
This genomic window contains:
- a CDS encoding hypothetical protein (putative) — translated: NRRTKPVNRVKHNKSIIQDSIGKEEEYDIAIKIAHNPYRNKTRQSLIYDYKYKKDPELWLEKVINKLDSKFASEMTRFLRMSSRRTRNYKGKGLSGYFKSLFSKYRVFIPLATSIGLFILAIYIVSSISSGPFILILLTALLIKFTAGMSLYYILRTIHLKYYS